Proteins encoded by one window of Dryocola sp. LX212:
- the avtA gene encoding valine--pyruvate transaminase — protein sequence MTFSLFGDKFTRHSGITRLMEDLNDGLRTPGAIMLGGGNPAQIPAMNDYFQNLLAEMLASGKMTDALCNYDGPQGKSELLNALAGMLRNELGWDIEPQNIALTNGSQSAFFYLFNLFAGRHADGSTKKVLFPLAPEYIGYADAGLEEDLFVSTRPNIELLPNGQFKYHVDFEHLQIGEDTGMICVSRPTNPTGNVITDEELMKLDVLAHQHGIPLVIDNAYGVPFPGIIFSEARPLWNPNIVLCMSLSKLGLPGSRCGIIIANEKIISAIKNMNGIISLAPGGIGPAMAAEMIKRNDLLHLSETVIKPFYYERVQQTIGVIRRYLSEDRCLIHKPEGAIFLWLWFKDLPITTELLYQRLKKRGVLMVPGDYFFPGLDKPWPHTHQCMRMNYVPEPEKIEAGVKILAEEIERAWAEAK from the coding sequence ATGACGTTTTCACTTTTCGGCGACAAATTTACCCGCCATTCAGGCATTACGCGCCTGATGGAGGACCTCAACGACGGTTTACGGACGCCCGGTGCGATCATGCTCGGCGGCGGTAACCCGGCGCAGATCCCCGCGATGAACGATTATTTTCAGAATCTGCTGGCAGAAATGCTGGCGAGCGGGAAAATGACCGATGCGCTCTGTAATTACGACGGTCCGCAGGGGAAAAGTGAGCTGCTGAACGCGCTGGCCGGTATGCTGCGTAACGAATTAGGCTGGGATATCGAGCCGCAGAATATTGCACTGACAAATGGCAGTCAGAGCGCGTTTTTCTACTTGTTTAACCTGTTTGCTGGCCGCCACGCGGATGGCAGTACTAAAAAAGTGCTTTTCCCGCTGGCTCCTGAATACATTGGCTACGCCGATGCGGGCCTTGAAGAAGATCTGTTCGTTTCAACTCGCCCAAACATTGAGCTGCTGCCGAACGGCCAGTTTAAGTACCATGTCGACTTCGAACATCTGCAAATCGGCGAAGATACCGGCATGATTTGCGTTTCACGGCCTACAAACCCTACGGGTAACGTCATTACTGACGAAGAGCTGATGAAACTCGACGTTCTGGCGCACCAGCACGGTATTCCGCTGGTTATCGATAACGCCTACGGCGTGCCGTTCCCGGGCATAATCTTTAGTGAAGCGCGCCCGCTGTGGAATCCCAACATCGTGCTGTGCATGAGCCTGTCGAAGCTGGGCCTGCCGGGCAGCCGCTGCGGGATTATCATCGCCAACGAGAAAATCATCTCCGCCATAAAAAACATGAACGGCATTATCAGCCTCGCTCCGGGCGGGATTGGGCCAGCCATGGCCGCAGAGATGATCAAGCGTAACGACCTGCTGCATTTATCTGAAACGGTAATCAAACCGTTCTATTACGAGCGCGTTCAGCAGACAATCGGGGTTATTCGCCGCTACTTGTCAGAAGATCGCTGCCTGATCCACAAACCAGAGGGCGCAATTTTTCTCTGGCTATGGTTCAAAGACCTGCCGATCACTACCGAACTCCTGTATCAGCGCCTGAAAAAGCGCGGCGTACTGATGGTGCCGGGAGACTACTTCTTCCCAGGCCTGGACAAGCCGTGGCCGCACACGCATCAGTGTATGCGCATGAACTACGTGCCGGAGCCGGAGAAAATCGAAGCGGGCGTGAAGATTCTGGCCGAAGAGATAGAGCGCGCCTGGGCCGAGGCAAAGTAA
- the xylR gene encoding D-xylose utilization transcriptional activator XylR (D-xylose enhances binding of XylR to the xyl promoter and activates transcription.), with the protein MFEKRHRITLLFNANKAYDRQVVEGVGEYLQASQSEWDIFIEEDFRARIDNIRECLGDGVIADFDDEEIESLLHGAGVPIVGVGGSYYLAENYPPVHYIATDNFALVQSAFLHLKEKGVNRFAFYGLPGSSNKRWAVEREHAFRQLVAEEKYRGVVYQGIETAPENWQHAQNRLADWVQTLPPQTGIIAVTDARARHLLQVCEHLHIPVPEKLCVIGIDNEELTRYLSRVALSSVAQGTRQMGYQAAKLLHRLLDNEELQLQRVLVPPVRVVERRSTDYRSLHDPAVIQAMHYIRNHACKGIKVEQVLDAVGISRSNLEKRFKEEVGETIHAVIHAEKLDKARSLLISTSLSINEISQMCGYPSLQYFYSVFKKEYDATPKEHRERFSEILV; encoded by the coding sequence ATGTTTGAGAAGCGTCATCGCATTACGTTGTTATTCAATGCCAACAAAGCCTACGACCGTCAGGTGGTAGAGGGCGTGGGTGAATATTTGCAGGCGTCTCAATCAGAATGGGACATCTTTATCGAAGAGGATTTCCGCGCGCGTATCGACAACATCAGGGAGTGTTTAGGCGACGGCGTAATTGCGGATTTTGACGACGAGGAGATCGAAAGCTTACTGCACGGGGCGGGCGTGCCGATTGTGGGCGTCGGCGGCTCCTATTACCTGGCGGAAAACTATCCTCCGGTGCACTACATTGCTACCGACAACTTCGCGCTGGTGCAGAGCGCCTTTTTGCACCTGAAAGAGAAGGGCGTGAACCGCTTTGCGTTCTACGGGCTACCCGGCTCCAGCAACAAGCGCTGGGCGGTTGAGCGGGAGCATGCGTTTCGCCAACTGGTGGCGGAAGAGAAATACCGTGGCGTGGTCTATCAGGGCATAGAAACCGCGCCGGAGAACTGGCAGCACGCGCAGAACCGCCTGGCAGATTGGGTGCAGACCCTGCCGCCGCAAACGGGGATTATCGCCGTGACGGACGCCCGTGCTCGCCATCTGCTCCAGGTCTGTGAACATCTGCATATCCCTGTGCCGGAAAAGCTCTGCGTGATTGGCATTGATAACGAAGAGCTGACGCGCTATCTCTCCAGGGTCGCTTTGTCATCCGTGGCGCAGGGGACCAGGCAGATGGGCTATCAGGCTGCCAAACTGCTGCATCGCCTGCTGGATAACGAAGAACTCCAGCTTCAGCGCGTGCTGGTGCCGCCGGTGCGCGTGGTGGAACGCCGCTCGACCGACTACCGCTCTCTGCACGACCCCGCGGTCATTCAGGCGATGCACTACATCCGCAATCACGCCTGTAAAGGCATTAAGGTTGAGCAGGTGCTGGATGCGGTGGGTATCTCACGATCAAATCTGGAAAAGCGCTTCAAGGAGGAGGTGGGGGAAACGATTCATGCAGTGATTCACGCAGAGAAATTAGATAAGGCGCGCAGTTTACTGATCTCTACTTCCTTGTCGATAAACGAAATTTCACAGATGTGTGGCTATCCGTCGCTGCAATATTTTTATTCGGTCTTTAAAAAAGAGTATGACGCGACGCCAAAAGAGCATCGGGAACGTTTTAGCGAAATTTTAGTTTGA
- a CDS encoding HoxN/HupN/NixA family nickel/cobalt transporter: MFVRVLRDNPRAAVLLAGLVVANLAAWAWALVSFHHSTALMAASLLAWSYGLRHAVDADHIAAIDNVTRKMMQQGKRPFGIGAWFSLGHSSIVILASITIAATAAAFQSRMGWFHDVGRVIGTAVSACFLLAMALVNLVILRGVWRSFRQLKNGEPQAVDTADFSGGGVMSWLFRSIFRLIGKSWHVYFVGFLFGLGFDTATEIGVLGISAASASSGMSIWSILIFPALFASGMALVDTLDNVIMVGAYGWAFNKPQRKLYYNMTITGTSVVVALFIGTMEALGLLADKFDLHSGVWQWVIALNENLGNAGFVVVGLFMACWGISMLNYRWKGYDSLVVR, translated from the coding sequence ATGTTTGTACGAGTTTTGCGAGACAATCCACGAGCCGCCGTCCTGCTGGCGGGGCTGGTCGTCGCTAACCTTGCGGCCTGGGCCTGGGCGCTGGTTTCGTTTCATCACAGCACGGCGCTGATGGCGGCAAGCCTGCTTGCCTGGTCCTACGGCCTGCGCCATGCCGTGGACGCCGACCATATAGCGGCGATCGATAACGTAACGCGCAAAATGATGCAGCAGGGAAAACGCCCGTTTGGCATCGGTGCCTGGTTCTCGCTGGGCCACTCGAGCATCGTGATTCTGGCCTCCATCACCATAGCCGCTACCGCTGCGGCGTTCCAGAGCAGGATGGGCTGGTTCCATGACGTGGGCCGCGTGATTGGCACGGCGGTCTCCGCCTGCTTCCTGCTGGCGATGGCGCTGGTGAACCTGGTTATTTTACGCGGCGTCTGGCGCAGCTTCCGCCAGCTGAAAAACGGCGAGCCGCAGGCTGTGGACACGGCGGATTTTAGCGGCGGCGGCGTCATGAGCTGGCTGTTTCGCTCCATTTTCCGCCTGATTGGCAAAAGCTGGCATGTGTATTTTGTCGGCTTCCTGTTTGGCTTAGGCTTTGATACCGCCACGGAAATTGGCGTGCTTGGCATTTCCGCAGCCAGCGCGTCGAGCGGCATGTCCATCTGGTCGATTCTGATCTTCCCGGCGCTGTTTGCCAGCGGCATGGCGCTGGTCGATACGCTCGATAACGTGATTATGGTTGGCGCCTACGGCTGGGCGTTTAACAAACCGCAGCGCAAGCTCTACTACAACATGACCATCACCGGCACTTCGGTGGTCGTCGCGCTGTTTATCGGCACCATGGAGGCGCTGGGGCTGCTGGCGGATAAGTTCGATCTGCATTCAGGTGTCTGGCAATGGGTCATCGCCCTTAACGAAAACCTGGGCAACGCGGGCTTTGTAGTCGTCGGGCTGTTTATGGCCTGCTGGGGAATTTCGATGCTCAACTACCGCTGGAAGGGGTACGACTCTTTGGTGGTTCGCTAA
- the hydN gene encoding electron transport protein HydN has protein sequence MNRFIITDSSKCIGCRTCEVACVVSHQQDQDCATIAPQAFLPRIHVIKGVNVSTAMMCRQCEDAPCANVCPNGAISREHGFVNVMQERCIGCKTCVVACPYGAMEVVVRPVVRNSGAGVNVMAEKAEANKCDLCHHQETGPACIAACPTNAIICVDRNKLEQMSAEKRRRAALDASTSLLF, from the coding sequence ATGAACCGCTTCATCATTACGGATTCGAGCAAATGTATTGGCTGCCGCACCTGCGAAGTGGCCTGCGTCGTTTCCCACCAGCAGGATCAGGATTGCGCGACTATAGCGCCACAGGCCTTCCTGCCGCGCATTCACGTCATTAAGGGCGTGAACGTTTCTACCGCCATGATGTGCCGCCAGTGTGAAGACGCGCCCTGCGCCAACGTCTGTCCGAACGGGGCCATCAGCCGCGAGCACGGTTTTGTGAACGTGATGCAGGAACGCTGCATCGGCTGCAAAACCTGCGTGGTCGCCTGCCCCTATGGCGCGATGGAGGTCGTCGTTCGTCCGGTTGTCCGCAACAGCGGCGCGGGCGTGAACGTGATGGCCGAAAAAGCCGAGGCCAACAAGTGCGACCTTTGCCACCACCAGGAAACCGGCCCGGCCTGTATTGCGGCCTGTCCGACCAACGCCATTATCTGCGTTGACCGCAACAAGCTTGAGCAGATGAGCGCTGAAAAGCGTCGTCGCGCCGCGCTTGATGCCAGCACATCCCTGCTTTTCTAA
- a CDS encoding alpha-amylase, whose protein sequence is MNKTPLLLLLFPGLALANWSATGLSAFDEQSPGLFVSQSKLEKGTLPLNLKLDQTCWQPAETIKLNQMLSLKPCVGAPPEWKLFRDGEYQVQIDTRSGTPTLMLSVKSAASVTPADIIRQCPKWDGKPLTVDVSKTFPEASEVRDFYSGQTATVKDGQITLMPAANSNGLLLLENAITQKTAAFSWHNATVYFVLTDRFENGDPANDNSYGRHKDGMQEIATFHGGDLMGLTSKLDYLQNLGVNALWISSPLEQIHGWVGGGTKGDFPHYAYHGYYTMDWTKLDANMGSEDDLRRLVDEAHKRGIRIIFDIVMNHTGYATLADMQEYQFGALYLNGDEVTKALGKRWTDWKPGPGQSWHTFNDYINFSDKAAWDSWWGKNWIRTDIGDYDNPGFDDLTLSLAFLPDLKTESTGVAGLPVFYRHKPDTNAKEIAGYTVRDYMTYWLSQWVRDYGIDGFRVDTAKHVEKAAWKQLKAQSVEALAAWKKANPDKKMDDTPFWMTGEAWGHGVMKSDYYSSGFDAMINFDYQEQAAKATDCLANMDLTWQQMAEKLQSFNVMSYLSSHDTRLFRESGQRAAELLLLAPGAVQIFYGDETERPFGPTGSDPLQGTRSGMNWGKNAATLAHWQKISQFRARHPAVGAGTQTTLSMKEGYGFSRRTADDRVMVVWAGNP, encoded by the coding sequence ATGAACAAAACTCCTCTGTTACTTTTACTGTTCCCTGGTCTGGCGCTGGCAAACTGGTCGGCAACGGGCCTTTCGGCGTTTGATGAACAAAGCCCCGGTCTGTTTGTCAGTCAGTCAAAGCTTGAGAAGGGTACGCTGCCTTTAAATCTGAAACTTGACCAGACGTGCTGGCAGCCTGCCGAAACAATCAAACTCAACCAGATGCTGTCGCTGAAGCCTTGCGTAGGTGCGCCGCCGGAGTGGAAATTGTTCCGCGACGGTGAGTATCAGGTGCAAATCGACACCCGCAGCGGCACGCCTACGCTGATGCTTAGCGTCAAAAGCGCAGCCAGCGTCACGCCAGCTGATATCATCCGCCAGTGCCCGAAATGGGACGGCAAACCGCTAACGGTGGACGTGAGCAAAACCTTCCCGGAAGCCAGCGAAGTGCGGGATTTCTACAGCGGGCAGACCGCAACGGTCAAAGATGGGCAAATTACGCTGATGCCTGCGGCTAACAGCAACGGCCTGCTGCTGCTGGAAAACGCCATCACGCAGAAAACTGCCGCATTCAGCTGGCATAATGCAACGGTCTATTTTGTGCTGACCGATCGCTTCGAGAATGGCGATCCCGCCAACGACAACAGCTATGGCAGACATAAAGACGGTATGCAAGAGATTGCCACCTTCCACGGAGGCGACCTTATGGGCCTGACCAGCAAACTGGACTATCTGCAAAACCTCGGTGTTAACGCGCTGTGGATAAGCTCGCCGCTGGAGCAGATCCATGGCTGGGTGGGCGGCGGCACCAAAGGGGACTTCCCCCACTACGCCTATCACGGCTACTACACCATGGACTGGACAAAGCTCGACGCCAACATGGGCAGCGAGGACGATCTGCGCAGGCTGGTGGACGAGGCGCACAAGCGCGGCATTCGCATCATTTTCGATATCGTCATGAACCATACCGGCTACGCGACGCTCGCGGATATGCAGGAATATCAATTTGGCGCGCTGTACCTGAATGGCGACGAGGTGACCAAAGCGCTCGGCAAGCGGTGGACAGACTGGAAGCCCGGCCCGGGGCAGAGCTGGCACACTTTTAACGATTACATCAACTTCAGCGACAAAGCCGCGTGGGATAGCTGGTGGGGCAAAAACTGGATCCGCACCGATATCGGCGACTACGACAATCCCGGCTTTGACGATCTCACCCTGTCGCTGGCGTTCCTGCCCGACCTAAAAACTGAATCTACCGGGGTAGCCGGGCTGCCGGTATTTTACCGCCACAAGCCGGATACCAACGCGAAAGAGATAGCCGGGTATACGGTGCGCGATTATATGACCTACTGGTTAAGCCAGTGGGTGCGGGATTACGGTATCGATGGTTTCCGTGTCGATACGGCTAAGCATGTGGAGAAGGCGGCATGGAAGCAGCTGAAAGCACAGTCCGTGGAAGCGCTGGCGGCGTGGAAGAAGGCTAACCCTGACAAGAAAATGGACGATACGCCATTCTGGATGACGGGGGAGGCCTGGGGCCACGGCGTCATGAAGAGCGACTATTACAGCAGCGGCTTCGACGCGATGATCAATTTTGACTACCAGGAGCAGGCAGCGAAAGCGACGGACTGCCTGGCGAACATGGATCTGACCTGGCAGCAGATGGCGGAGAAGTTGCAGAGCTTTAACGTGATGAGCTACCTGTCCTCGCACGACACCCGCCTGTTTCGCGAAAGCGGCCAGCGCGCCGCTGAACTACTCTTGCTGGCCCCGGGCGCTGTGCAGATCTTCTACGGTGATGAGACGGAGCGCCCGTTCGGCCCGACCGGCTCCGACCCGCTGCAGGGAACGCGCTCCGGGATGAACTGGGGTAAAAACGCCGCCACCCTGGCGCACTGGCAGAAAATCAGCCAGTTCCGCGCGCGCCACCCGGCGGTAGGTGCGGGCACGCAGACGACGCTGAGCATGAAGGAAGGTTACGGATTCAGCCGCCGGACGGCAGATGACAGGGTAATGGTGGTCTGGGCAGGTAACCCATAA
- the hypF gene encoding carbamoyltransferase HypF, translated as MEFNGVILRIRGKVQGVGFRPFVWQLAQRLSLCGDVCNDGAGVVVRLATGVDEFIARLHAYCPPLARIDAVEQSAMVWDMLPAGFTIRQSGGCVMDTQIVPDAATCPQCLRELNDPAERRYRYPFINCTHCGPRFTITHGMPYDRPKTVMAGFPLCPGCEKEYRDPADRRFHAQPVACPDCGPQISWQAGKLHLEHEPALLAAVVALKTGKIVAIKGLGGFHLAVDARNDAAVARLRERKRRPGKPLAVMVPLATPLPDEVRSQLDTPVAPIVLMDKTLLRGLSDGIAPHLTETGVMLPSSPLQHLLMQDFGAPLVMTSGNLNGKPPALTNEQALCDLAGIADGWLLHNRDIVQRMDDSVIRANGEMLRRARGFVPDALPLPPGFINLPPILATGTDMKNTFCLLRGNQAVLSQHLGDLSEEGVEEQWLRARKLMCEAYDFTPQHIATDAHPGYRSALLGREMGLPVSEVLHHHAHAAACLAEHAWPLDGGEVIALTLDGIGLGEHSELWGGECLRVSYQRCERLGGLPAVALPGGDLAAHQPWRNLLAHCLAYVPDWRLRSETAAVRQQAWQPLSRAIGRRINSPLASSAGRLFDAAACALNCAPEVQSYEGEAACRFEALAAQSPSCAHPVTLPLKDGQPDLRIFWRQWLAWHEPAPARAWAFHDALAKGFADLARLHAERLRITTIVFSGGVLHNSLMRERFAHHLADFTLLFPTRLPAGDGALSLGQAVVVASRLLTASKG; from the coding sequence TTGGAATTTAACGGCGTAATCCTGCGTATTCGCGGCAAAGTACAGGGCGTTGGCTTCCGGCCTTTCGTCTGGCAGCTTGCCCAGCGGCTTAGCCTCTGCGGCGACGTCTGTAATGACGGTGCCGGGGTAGTCGTGCGCCTGGCCACGGGTGTTGACGAGTTTATTGCCAGGCTGCACGCCTACTGCCCGCCGCTGGCCCGCATCGACGCCGTCGAACAAAGCGCAATGGTCTGGGATATGCTGCCTGCCGGTTTCACCATCCGCCAGAGCGGCGGCTGCGTGATGGACACGCAGATTGTGCCGGACGCGGCGACCTGCCCGCAATGCCTGCGCGAGCTTAACGATCCGGCGGAGCGCCGCTACCGCTATCCGTTTATCAACTGCACCCACTGCGGCCCGCGCTTCACCATTACCCACGGCATGCCTTATGACCGCCCGAAAACGGTGATGGCAGGCTTCCCGCTCTGTCCCGGGTGCGAAAAAGAGTACCGGGATCCGGCGGACCGCCGCTTCCACGCCCAGCCCGTCGCCTGCCCCGACTGCGGGCCGCAGATTAGCTGGCAGGCCGGTAAGCTGCATCTGGAGCACGAGCCTGCGCTGCTCGCCGCCGTTGTCGCGTTGAAGACCGGGAAAATTGTCGCTATCAAGGGCCTCGGCGGCTTTCATCTGGCGGTAGACGCCCGCAACGATGCCGCCGTGGCACGCCTGCGCGAGCGCAAACGCCGTCCGGGTAAACCGCTGGCGGTGATGGTGCCGCTGGCAACGCCGTTGCCTGACGAAGTCCGCTCGCAGCTCGACACGCCCGTGGCCCCGATTGTCCTGATGGACAAAACCCTGCTGCGCGGCCTGAGCGACGGCATTGCCCCGCACCTCACGGAAACCGGCGTGATGCTGCCGTCCAGTCCGCTACAACACCTGCTGATGCAGGACTTCGGCGCGCCGCTGGTGATGACCTCCGGCAACCTGAACGGCAAGCCTCCTGCTCTGACCAATGAACAGGCGCTCTGCGATCTCGCCGGGATAGCCGACGGCTGGCTGCTGCACAATCGCGATATCGTGCAGCGCATGGATGATTCCGTTATCCGGGCCAATGGGGAGATGCTGCGCCGCGCCCGTGGCTTCGTGCCGGATGCCCTGCCGCTGCCGCCTGGCTTTATTAACCTGCCGCCGATACTGGCGACGGGCACGGACATGAAAAATACCTTCTGCCTGCTGCGCGGGAATCAGGCGGTGCTAAGCCAACATTTGGGAGATTTGTCGGAGGAAGGCGTTGAGGAGCAGTGGCTGCGGGCGCGTAAGCTAATGTGCGAGGCCTACGACTTTACGCCGCAGCATATCGCAACCGACGCCCACCCCGGCTACCGCAGCGCCCTGCTGGGACGAGAAATGGGGCTGCCCGTCAGTGAAGTCCTGCATCATCACGCCCATGCCGCGGCCTGCCTTGCGGAGCACGCATGGCCGCTGGACGGCGGCGAAGTCATTGCCCTGACGCTCGACGGCATCGGCCTTGGTGAGCATAGCGAGCTGTGGGGCGGCGAATGCCTGCGGGTCAGCTATCAGCGCTGTGAACGCCTGGGCGGGCTGCCAGCGGTGGCGCTTCCGGGCGGCGATCTTGCCGCGCATCAGCCGTGGCGTAACCTCCTCGCCCATTGTCTGGCCTATGTGCCGGACTGGCGGCTGCGTTCCGAAACCGCCGCCGTTCGTCAGCAGGCGTGGCAGCCGCTCTCGAGAGCGATTGGACGCAGAATCAACTCGCCGCTGGCCTCTTCGGCGGGACGGCTGTTCGACGCCGCCGCCTGCGCCCTGAACTGTGCGCCGGAGGTGCAAAGTTACGAAGGGGAAGCGGCCTGCCGTTTTGAAGCCCTTGCGGCTCAAAGCCCCTCATGCGCGCATCCGGTCACCCTGCCACTGAAAGACGGCCAACCCGACCTCCGGATTTTCTGGCGGCAGTGGCTGGCCTGGCATGAACCTGCCCCGGCCCGCGCCTGGGCATTCCACGATGCGCTCGCTAAAGGCTTTGCCGATCTGGCGAGGCTGCACGCGGAGCGGCTGCGTATCACGACGATTGTTTTCAGCGGTGGCGTCCTGCATAACAGCCTGATGCGCGAGCGGTTTGCGCACCATCTCGCAGATTTCACTCTGCTTTTCCCGACACGGTTGCCCGCGGGCGACGGTGCCCTTTCTCTGGGGCAGGCTGTTGTTGTGGCCTCCCGTCTGTTGACTGCATCAAAAGGATAA
- the hycI gene encoding hydrogenase maturation peptidase HycI, with translation MTNVLLCVGNSMMGDDGAGPLLAELCKATPQGDWVVIDGGTAPENDVVAIRERRPERLLIVDATDMGLNPGEIRLVNPDDIAEMFMMTTHNMPLNYLVDQLKDDIGEVIFLGIQPDIVGFYYPMTDAVKEAVNKVYQRLANWQGEGGFERLEVTVFV, from the coding sequence ATGACTAATGTTTTACTTTGTGTCGGCAACAGCATGATGGGCGACGACGGCGCGGGCCCGCTGCTGGCGGAGCTGTGCAAGGCTACGCCGCAGGGCGACTGGGTGGTTATCGACGGCGGCACCGCGCCGGAAAATGACGTGGTGGCTATTCGAGAACGGCGCCCGGAGCGCCTGCTGATCGTGGACGCCACGGACATGGGGCTGAATCCCGGAGAAATCCGCCTCGTCAACCCGGACGATATCGCCGAGATGTTCATGATGACCACCCATAACATGCCGCTCAACTACCTGGTCGATCAGCTGAAGGATGACATCGGAGAGGTGATTTTTCTGGGCATTCAGCCGGATATCGTCGGCTTCTACTACCCAATGACCGACGCGGTAAAAGAGGCCGTGAACAAGGTCTATCAGCGCCTGGCAAACTGGCAGGGCGAAGGCGGATTCGAAAGACTGGAAGTCACCGTATTCGTTTGA
- a CDS encoding formate hydrogenlyase maturation HycH family protein: MSESVVFCQLSRKFVDENDNTPADAQQVVYYSLAIGHHLGVIDCLKENLVCPFDDYRAWIATLEEGGEARRKMEGVPRYGEIVIDQSHVVLLARALDAAKPTQTPAQQRWSQALLDMLQAIQLEPAIYLMVRRCYD, translated from the coding sequence ATGAGCGAATCGGTGGTGTTCTGCCAGCTTAGCCGCAAGTTTGTCGACGAGAACGACAACACCCCGGCCGACGCGCAGCAGGTGGTCTATTACAGCCTGGCCATTGGCCACCATCTGGGCGTAATCGACTGCCTGAAAGAGAACCTGGTCTGCCCTTTTGACGACTACCGGGCGTGGATTGCCACGCTCGAAGAGGGCGGCGAAGCGCGGCGGAAAATGGAAGGCGTGCCGCGCTACGGCGAAATCGTTATCGATCAAAGCCACGTCGTTTTACTTGCCAGAGCTTTAGACGCGGCGAAGCCCACCCAGACCCCGGCGCAGCAGCGCTGGAGCCAGGCGCTGCTCGATATGCTGCAGGCCATTCAACTTGAACCCGCCATCTACCTGATGGTCCGGAGGTGTTATGACTAA
- a CDS encoding protein bax translates to MISTPIRRFGAAILMLLTFSFSTGVIASSHEPKSHKAHLAKSSKAVSSKTESNKLASSKKEYSRNSELASLPDLRKYPSGTPRKKAFLRTIMPYITSQNAAIAADRNWLVSKQYEQRWSPSERTRLKGITKRYKIAWNGNTNRVPWNTLMEKVDIIPTKMVATMAAAESGWGTSKLARNNNNLFGMKCSKHHCNSGSGKVKGYQHFDSLKEGVNAYAVNLNTHPAYKSFRKSRAQLRKADQEVTASNMIHKLKGYSTRGSSYNNFLFAMYQSNQRLMVAN, encoded by the coding sequence ATGATATCAACCCCAATCCGACGATTTGGGGCTGCGATACTCATGCTACTCACCTTCAGTTTTTCAACTGGGGTTATAGCAAGTAGCCATGAGCCAAAATCGCATAAAGCCCATTTAGCAAAGAGTAGCAAAGCAGTAAGCAGCAAGACTGAAAGTAATAAGTTGGCAAGTAGTAAGAAAGAGTATTCTCGCAATAGTGAACTGGCATCTCTCCCTGATTTGCGAAAATACCCTTCCGGAACACCCAGGAAAAAGGCGTTTCTCCGGACGATCATGCCATACATTACCAGTCAAAATGCAGCGATCGCTGCTGACCGTAATTGGCTGGTTTCCAAGCAGTACGAGCAGCGCTGGTCGCCATCTGAGCGCACACGCCTGAAAGGCATCACCAAACGCTATAAAATCGCGTGGAACGGCAACACCAACCGTGTGCCGTGGAATACGCTGATGGAAAAAGTCGACATCATTCCTACCAAGATGGTGGCGACTATGGCGGCGGCAGAAAGCGGCTGGGGTACCTCTAAGCTTGCCCGTAACAACAACAACCTTTTCGGCATGAAGTGCAGCAAACACCACTGCAACAGCGGTTCTGGCAAGGTGAAAGGCTATCAGCACTTCGACTCGTTGAAAGAAGGTGTTAATGCCTACGCGGTCAACCTGAACACGCACCCAGCCTACAAGTCATTCCGTAAATCGCGCGCGCAGTTGCGCAAAGCGGATCAGGAAGTAACGGCCAGCAATATGATCCATAAGCTGAAAGGGTATTCCACACGCGGCAGCAGCTATAATAATTTCCTGTTTGCGATGTATCAGAGCAACCAGCGTTTAATGGTCGCCAACTAA